The Leptospira perdikensis genome includes the window CCTTCGAATCCTTGCAGGAATTCCTGCCGTCACCGCTTAATTCCTTTTTTTTCCCTAACAAACAGATTTACAAGGGAAGGTCTTCGTCTTATAGTTGTGACCTTCCTGTATGAAACAGACCTTCACCTTCATTCTGTTATGTCTCTTTTATACCAACCTATTTGCTACTTCAAAATCTTGTCCAAACACTGATCCTGTTCCACTTTCCAGCACGGAAGGGAATACTTATGATCTTTCTCATCATTTAGTTTTTTTCACGGCAAGTCCTGCCATCCATTCCGTATCCGAAGTAACAAATCAGTTTCAAACAACAACTTTACAAAAATCCAACGGAGTTATACCCAATTTTGGAAACACTGACAAACAATACTGGTTTTGTTTTGTCATTCACAATGATGAAACAAAACAAAAACGGATTGTCACCTACATCAAATACCCTTTACTTGATGATGTAAAATTTTTCGCATTACGAGAATCAGGTGACGTTTCAGAAAACCAACAAGGAAGAAGATTTCCGTTTAAAAATAGAGATCGGGACTACCGAGGTTTTAGTTTTGCGACTGACTTATTGCCGAAGGAAACCGTAACTTATTTTGTTGGTGTGAAAACAGATAGCTCTGTGTCTGTACCACTTATGGTAGCGGAGGAGAAAAACTTTTATACATTTGTTTCTTTAGACACTCTATTCCAAGGTATATTTTTTGGAATCGTAGGTGTGATGAGTATCTACAATCTGTTTGTATACTTCATGGTACGAGACAAAGCATACATCTTTTATGTTTTGTATTTACTCATTGCTGCAATTTTGTTCCAATTTTCACTTCAAGGTTTATTGCCTGTTTTATTTTTTCCCAACTCACCTGAACTGGTATACAACTCTCACAACCTACTTTACTTTTTATTTTTACTCACTTGTTTCCCAATGAGTATTACCTTTATGAACTTAAAGACCAATGCTCCACTCATCCGTAAATGTTTTTTGGGACTGATGGTCATCTCTGTTATTTGTATTTGCCTCCTTCCTTTTTTACCTTACCGCATTATGAACCAAGCAGGAGATATATTTTCGTTTTTACTCGCCTTCTTTGCTTTGTTTGTTTCTTATTACGTGGCCTTTATCAAAAAGTTCCCACCTGCGAGGTTTTATTTTTACGGATACTTTATGGTGATCGTGGGAGGGCTTGCGACGGTCCTCAAGTATATGGGATTTTTTCCAGTAAATACATTCACGGAGAATTCGTTTCAAGTCGGAATGGCGATAGAAGTACTTCTTATGGCCTTTGGACTTGGAGATAGAATCTCTGTAGTCCGCAAAGAAAAGGATAGAATTCAATTTAAAGCGGAAATCAACAAACAAAAGTTAATTGCCTACGGAAAAGAACTTAAGTTAGCCCAAAAACTTCAAGAGTCCACTCTTCCCCAAATTCTACCTAAGTTTCCAGGACTCATTATCAAAACGGGATACTTCCCCGCCTCTTTAGTTGGTGGTGATTTTTATGATCTTACCGTTTATGGGAAACACCAGATTTGTTGTTTGATCGCAGATGTAACGGGACATGGAGTTCCTGCCGCCATTGAAGCTGCCATGTTAAAGATTGCCTATATGCAAACTCTAGCTTTTGCCAATAAACCAGGAAAAGTTTTAGAAAGTATCAACGTATCCCTTGCCGGCAATTATAAAAATCAATTCTTAACTGCCAGTGCCATCTTTATTGATTTGGATCTCAAACAACTACGGGTTGCAAATGCAGGCCATCCTGCCTTGTACAAATTCAATGAAAATTCCACAACCATCGAAGTGATCCGACCGAAAGGAAAACTCATCGGATACTCTAAAGAAGTACAATACCCAGAAGAAATTCACAATGTATCTCCCGGTGACAAAATTTTATTATTTACCGATGGGATTTGGGATTTGTGGGAAAATGGTGATTCCGGCGAACAAGAATTAATTGGTTGGTTACTTGAGCGGAAGGCTGAGTCTGTGGAATCGTTGTATGGTGGGATTGATGAACACATTCGTCTACGGAACAAAGAAGGTCCCGCAGACGATGATATAACATTTATTTTGTTCGAAATTAACTAATATGCGGACTAAACGTCCGCATAAATCGCCGCATTCAAAAGTCTGGAGATATTATCCAAATTACGAGAAACGTCTCTATAAAGAAGGGCTGGCATCAAATTGTCTTTTTTCTGATACTTTTTCTTCTTCACTTTAGAATCATTCTTTTTAACGGAACGAATCATTTGAAAACGATACTCACGACTTTGGCTACGAATCTGTGGGTTACCAAGGATGTCAAAAGTTTCACTTTGTTCCAAGTTCACAAGCAAGATGTCGTAATGGTGTTTGAGTAAATCCATTTGGTCTTTTACCGAATGAGTGAAGGATTTATCTAAGGAAACCTTTTGGCGGTGTGACTTTCTCATCTTTCTTGCAATTGATGCAAAATTATCACCCATTTCTTCCACAGCCTTCACTCTTTCCATAATTCCTAAAACATCTTTCGCATAGTTTCCGGTAATACCAGTTTCTTGGATTTGGTTTAGGTAGGTAAGAACTTCTGACCTTACTTGGTCTAACTCTTCTTCTTTTTTTAATACCTGGAGGACACGAGTGGCATCGTAAGGTTGTAATAAAATTTGTTCTGTTAAACGAAGGAAGTCGTATGTGTCTCGAATGATTTTTTTAGTAAACTCAACAAGTTCCACCATCGCAAGTTCTGTGGTTTTAACAGCACCAGCTTGCAAAAGACGAATGGAATCTTTGTCTTTTCCTGTTTTGGATGCAAGTCCATCCACAATGGCACTCACTACTTTGGTAATTGTATTCACAAACCAAATGAGAATCAGAGTGTTCGTGATATTAAACATCGTGTGGAAAAGAGAGATATGAAATCTTGTCGATTCTTTATCAGTCAATGGATCCCCAGGAATCAAATCATCCACAATTCCAGTGAACAATTTAAAGAACAGTAAGGCCCAGATCACCCCGAACACATTGAATAATGTATGTGCAAGAGCGGCCTTTTTAGCATTTCGATTTCCCGGAATGGCAGCAAGGTTTGCTGTAATCGTAGTTCCAATGTTTTCACCAAGGATCATACCATAAGCGGCATCAATCGGTATATAACCGGAGAAAGCGAGTGTGATGGTGATAGTTGTGGAAGCAGAAGAAGATTGGATAACAATCGTTAAAAGAGCTCCAATCAAAACGAATAACAATATGGTGTTGAATCCCATATTTGTGTATTGTTGCAAAAATAGAAAACTCTCTGGATCTTTTGCACTATCAGGAACGGATGATTTTAAATAATCCAATCCTAAAAACAAAAATCCAAATCCGATCAGGAAACTTCCCCAACCCGATCTACTTTCTTTTCTCGAGAAATTTAAAATCACTCCGGCAGCAACCGCTGGTAAAGCGAAGGATGCAATGTTGAACTTAAATCCTAAAAAAGATACAATCCATGCAGTGATGGTGGTTCCAATGTTGGCCCCCATGATCACACCGATGGCTTGGGCGAGTGAAATTAAACCAGCATTCACAAATCCAACCACTAGAACGGTGGTTGCCGAACTGGATTGTATTGTAGATGTAATAAATAGTCCGCTGAACACAGCGGAAACTCGATTTCTCGTCATAGACGAAAGGAAGGAACGAAGCCTATCCCCCGCCACGCGTTGTAAGGACTCACTTAGTAATTTCATCCCATAGATGAAAATGCCGAGTCCGCCTAAAACCTGAATGAGTAGTGACCAATTCATAGATGTAATATTTCCAAGGTTTAATTTCTTTGATTACAATTTGGTACCAACCTTTTATTCGGTTGCAGTATTTTTTTCCGCTGGTACTTTGTAACCAATATGTCAAAAACCATCAGCAAAGGAATGGTTGTAGGATTTT containing:
- a CDS encoding 7TM diverse intracellular signaling domain-containing protein, with translation MKQTFTFILLCLFYTNLFATSKSCPNTDPVPLSSTEGNTYDLSHHLVFFTASPAIHSVSEVTNQFQTTTLQKSNGVIPNFGNTDKQYWFCFVIHNDETKQKRIVTYIKYPLLDDVKFFALRESGDVSENQQGRRFPFKNRDRDYRGFSFATDLLPKETVTYFVGVKTDSSVSVPLMVAEEKNFYTFVSLDTLFQGIFFGIVGVMSIYNLFVYFMVRDKAYIFYVLYLLIAAILFQFSLQGLLPVLFFPNSPELVYNSHNLLYFLFLLTCFPMSITFMNLKTNAPLIRKCFLGLMVISVICICLLPFLPYRIMNQAGDIFSFLLAFFALFVSYYVAFIKKFPPARFYFYGYFMVIVGGLATVLKYMGFFPVNTFTENSFQVGMAIEVLLMAFGLGDRISVVRKEKDRIQFKAEINKQKLIAYGKELKLAQKLQESTLPQILPKFPGLIIKTGYFPASLVGGDFYDLTVYGKHQICCLIADVTGHGVPAAIEAAMLKIAYMQTLAFANKPGKVLESINVSLAGNYKNQFLTASAIFIDLDLKQLRVANAGHPALYKFNENSTTIEVIRPKGKLIGYSKEVQYPEEIHNVSPGDKILLFTDGIWDLWENGDSGEQELIGWLLERKAESVESLYGGIDEHIRLRNKEGPADDDITFILFEIN
- a CDS encoding Na/Pi cotransporter family protein; translated protein: MNWSLLIQVLGGLGIFIYGMKLLSESLQRVAGDRLRSFLSSMTRNRVSAVFSGLFITSTIQSSSATTVLVVGFVNAGLISLAQAIGVIMGANIGTTITAWIVSFLGFKFNIASFALPAVAAGVILNFSRKESRSGWGSFLIGFGFLFLGLDYLKSSVPDSAKDPESFLFLQQYTNMGFNTILLFVLIGALLTIVIQSSSASTTITITLAFSGYIPIDAAYGMILGENIGTTITANLAAIPGNRNAKKAALAHTLFNVFGVIWALLFFKLFTGIVDDLIPGDPLTDKESTRFHISLFHTMFNITNTLILIWFVNTITKVVSAIVDGLASKTGKDKDSIRLLQAGAVKTTELAMVELVEFTKKIIRDTYDFLRLTEQILLQPYDATRVLQVLKKEEELDQVRSEVLTYLNQIQETGITGNYAKDVLGIMERVKAVEEMGDNFASIARKMRKSHRQKVSLDKSFTHSVKDQMDLLKHHYDILLVNLEQSETFDILGNPQIRSQSREYRFQMIRSVKKNDSKVKKKKYQKKDNLMPALLYRDVSRNLDNISRLLNAAIYADV